From one Formosa sediminum genomic stretch:
- a CDS encoding alpha-amylase family glycosyl hydrolase, protein MRNFIVVLMLGIMITGCQNKTEQAVEKNVKIPFEWDAATIYFMLVDRFNNADTSNDENFNRNKETGVLRGFEGGDIKGITQKVESGYFTDLGVNAIWMTPIVEQIHGGTDEGTGLSYGFHGYWTKDWTNLDPDFGTKEDLKQLVAAAHKKGIRIVLDAVINHRGPVTDQDPVWPQSWVRTGPACDYHDFDSTVSCTLVENLPDIRTESDEAVDLPPQLVEKWRAEGRYEKEVAELDAFFEKTGYPRAPRFYIMKWLADYITEFGIDGYRVDTVKHTEPYVWREFRKVVDAAFEQFKAENPDKVLDDNGFYLVGEVYNYAISNEKAFDFGDRKVNYFDQAFNQLINFEFKWNAEQMDYESMFVKYDTIIHNDLKEYSVLNYLSSHDDGQPFDPMREKPFETATKLLLTQGAAQIYYGDESARVLHAEGAIGDANLRTFMNWDDIKSNPATQAILAHWQILGRFRSHHPAVGAGRHNMLSSSPYVFSRTYVKDDFKDAVVIGLELDKGSKTIPVEGVFAEGVSVHDAYSNTTVTVKSGQVVLNTEYNMVLLELTKSAE, encoded by the coding sequence ATGCGTAACTTTATAGTAGTTTTAATGTTAGGGATTATGATTACAGGTTGTCAAAATAAAACAGAACAAGCGGTTGAAAAAAACGTAAAGATTCCGTTTGAATGGGATGCGGCTACAATTTACTTTATGTTAGTAGACCGTTTTAATAATGCAGATACCTCCAATGATGAAAATTTTAATAGAAATAAAGAAACAGGTGTTTTAAGAGGTTTTGAAGGTGGAGATATTAAAGGAATAACACAAAAAGTAGAATCTGGTTATTTTACAGATTTAGGTGTTAATGCGATATGGATGACACCAATTGTTGAGCAAATACATGGCGGAACAGACGAAGGCACAGGGTTGTCTTATGGTTTTCATGGGTATTGGACTAAAGATTGGACTAATTTAGATCCCGATTTTGGGACAAAAGAAGATTTAAAGCAATTGGTGGCAGCGGCACACAAAAAAGGAATTCGTATTGTTTTAGATGCCGTAATTAATCATAGAGGTCCAGTTACAGATCAAGATCCTGTTTGGCCTCAAAGTTGGGTTAGAACGGGTCCTGCTTGCGATTACCATGATTTCGATAGTACTGTGAGTTGCACTTTGGTTGAAAATTTACCAGATATAAGAACAGAAAGTGACGAAGCAGTAGATTTACCACCTCAGTTAGTAGAAAAGTGGAGAGCAGAAGGACGCTACGAAAAAGAAGTAGCAGAATTAGATGCCTTTTTTGAAAAGACAGGCTACCCAAGAGCACCACGATTTTACATCATGAAATGGTTAGCCGATTATATTACAGAATTTGGAATAGACGGTTATCGCGTAGATACTGTAAAGCACACAGAACCTTATGTTTGGCGTGAATTTAGAAAAGTTGTAGATGCTGCATTTGAGCAATTTAAAGCAGAAAACCCAGATAAAGTTTTAGACGATAATGGATTTTATCTTGTAGGGGAAGTATACAATTATGCTATTAGTAATGAAAAAGCATTTGATTTTGGAGATCGTAAAGTTAATTATTTTGATCAGGCATTTAATCAGTTAATTAATTTTGAATTCAAATGGAATGCCGAGCAAATGGATTACGAATCTATGTTTGTAAAGTACGATACCATCATTCATAACGATTTAAAAGAGTATAGTGTTCTAAATTATTTAAGTTCTCATGACGACGGACAACCGTTCGATCCCATGCGTGAAAAGCCTTTTGAAACCGCTACAAAATTACTGTTAACACAAGGTGCTGCTCAAATTTATTATGGCGATGAGTCTGCTCGTGTTTTACATGCCGAAGGTGCTATAGGCGATGCAAACTTACGTACTTTTATGAATTGGGACGATATTAAATCAAACCCAGCTACCCAAGCCATATTAGCACATTGGCAAATTTTAGGACGGTTTAGATCTCATCATCCTGCTGTTGGAGCAGGACGACATAATATGTTATCGTCATCTCCATATGTGTTTTCCAGAACCTATGTAAAGGACGATTTTAAAGATGCTGTAGTTATAGGTTTAGAACTTGATAAAGGTTCAAAAACCATACCTGTCGAGGGTGTTTTTGCAGAAGGCGTATCTGTTCATGATGCATATTCTAATACTACTGTTACTGTTAAAAGTGGTCAAGTGGTTTTAAATACTGAATATAATATGGTGTTATTAGAGCTAACGAAATCTGCTGAATAA
- the msrB gene encoding peptide-methionine (R)-S-oxide reductase MsrB yields the protein MLTWKHIIDFAVNGNPKPDRRVEKSAEDWQKLLTPAQYRIARLKGTEPAHTGALCSAHEAGKYSCICCGSLLFDSTIKFDSSSGWPSFTQPIEVNAIKYEKDTAFGMVRVEIMCNTCDAHLGHVFPDGPEPSGLRYCVNSESIHLEKGDTND from the coding sequence ATGCTTACATGGAAACATATTATTGATTTTGCTGTTAATGGCAATCCTAAACCAGATCGTCGTGTAGAGAAGTCTGCCGAAGATTGGCAAAAGTTATTAACGCCAGCCCAATATAGAATTGCAAGATTAAAAGGTACAGAACCAGCACATACTGGAGCACTTTGTAGCGCCCACGAAGCTGGAAAATACAGCTGTATATGTTGTGGTAGTTTATTATTTGATTCTACAATAAAATTCGATTCCAGTTCTGGATGGCCAAGTTTTACGCAGCCTATTGAAGTAAATGCGATTAAATACGAAAAAGATACTGCCTTTGGTATGGTTCGGGTAGAAATTATGTGTAATACCTGCGATGCACATTTAGGACATGTATTTCCAGATGGTCCAGAGCCTAGCGGATTACGATATTGTGTAAATTCAGAATCAATACATTTAGAGAAAGGAGACACTAATGACTAA
- the msrA gene encoding peptide-methionine (S)-S-oxide reductase MsrA, whose product MTNVNQTITLGGGCFWCVEAVFQQIKGVENVVSGYTGGTVPGKPTYREICSGLTGHAEVVQITYNTNVISLQELLIIFFTTHDPTTLNRQGADRGTQYRSVIYYQNEEEKAIAEAVIENIQPYFDDKIVTEVSLLGPFFEAEDYHQDYYENNKTQGYCTAVINPKLAKLRQMHADKLK is encoded by the coding sequence ATGACTAATGTAAATCAAACTATAACTCTTGGAGGTGGATGTTTCTGGTGTGTAGAAGCCGTTTTTCAGCAAATTAAAGGGGTAGAAAATGTGGTTTCAGGATATACTGGTGGGACAGTACCTGGTAAGCCAACATATCGAGAAATATGCTCCGGTTTAACTGGGCATGCCGAAGTTGTTCAAATTACATACAATACGAATGTAATTTCGTTACAAGAGCTTTTAATCATCTTTTTTACCACACACGATCCAACGACTTTAAATCGTCAAGGAGCCGATCGCGGTACCCAATACCGTTCTGTAATTTATTATCAGAATGAAGAAGAAAAAGCAATTGCAGAGGCTGTTATTGAAAATATTCAGCCATATTTCGATGATAAGATTGTTACTGAAGTCAGTCTGCTAGGACCGTTTTTTGAAGCAGAAGATTATCATCAAGATTATTACGAAAACAACAAAACACAAGGTTATTGCACTGCCGTGATTAATCCGAAATTGGCTAAGTTAAGACAAATGCATGCCGACAAATTAAAATAA
- a CDS encoding protein adenylyltransferase SelO, with protein MKTFKSHINEIFTSELPADPIIENNRRQVEEACFSFVTPQQTKKPELIHVSPEMLKQLGITEAESQSEEFLKVFTGNQVLQGTKPYAMCYGGHQFGNWAGQLGDGRAINLTEIEYKKQHWALQLKGAGPTPYSRTADGLAVLRSSVREYLCSEAMFHLGVPTTRALSLAVTGDQVLRDVMYNGNPEYEKGAVVCRVAPSFLRFGSFEIFAAREDVKTLRTLTDYTIKHFYPELGPPSKNTHLAFFKAVSERTLKLIIDWQRVGFVHGVMNTDNLSILGLTIDYGPYGWLEGFDFGWTPNTTDRQHKRYRYGNQPNIGLWNLYQLANALFPLIEDVESLQAVLDDYKTNFESQSLQMMRSKLGLFEADESDLQLIQDLEDALHSAEIDMTLFFRNLSKFEKGKPSNGLQLINEAFYNSAAITSELEAVWKRWFKRYAERLQKESESDVERALKMNRVNPKYVLRNYMAQLAIDDAEQGDYALVDELFNLLKNPYDEQPEYQKWFAKRPEWARNKVGCSMLSCSS; from the coding sequence TTGAAAACTTTTAAATCACATATAAACGAGATCTTTACAAGCGAACTTCCTGCCGATCCTATAATAGAAAATAATAGACGTCAAGTGGAAGAGGCTTGTTTTTCTTTTGTTACGCCTCAGCAAACTAAAAAGCCAGAACTTATTCATGTTTCTCCAGAGATGTTGAAACAATTAGGGATTACAGAAGCTGAAAGTCAGTCGGAAGAATTTTTAAAAGTGTTTACAGGAAATCAAGTGTTACAAGGGACTAAGCCATATGCCATGTGCTATGGTGGACATCAATTTGGGAATTGGGCAGGACAATTAGGCGATGGTCGTGCTATAAATTTAACCGAAATTGAATATAAAAAACAGCATTGGGCCTTACAACTTAAAGGCGCAGGACCTACGCCATATTCTAGGACTGCCGATGGATTGGCAGTGCTGCGTTCGTCTGTTCGCGAGTATTTATGTAGCGAAGCCATGTTTCATTTGGGTGTGCCAACAACGCGAGCTTTGTCGTTAGCGGTAACTGGAGATCAAGTGCTACGCGATGTCATGTATAACGGAAATCCGGAGTACGAAAAAGGAGCTGTAGTATGTCGTGTAGCACCAAGTTTTCTGCGTTTTGGGAGTTTTGAAATTTTTGCGGCAAGAGAAGATGTTAAAACGCTTAGAACACTTACAGATTATACTATTAAGCATTTTTATCCAGAATTGGGACCGCCCTCTAAAAATACACATTTAGCATTTTTTAAAGCAGTTTCAGAGCGTACACTAAAACTAATTATCGATTGGCAACGTGTGGGATTTGTGCATGGCGTGATGAATACCGATAATTTATCAATCTTAGGACTAACTATAGATTATGGACCTTATGGGTGGTTAGAAGGTTTTGATTTTGGTTGGACGCCAAATACAACCGATAGACAACACAAAAGATACCGCTACGGTAATCAACCCAATATTGGATTGTGGAATTTATATCAATTAGCAAATGCACTATTTCCTTTAATTGAAGATGTAGAGTCATTACAGGCCGTTTTAGACGATTATAAAACCAATTTTGAATCCCAGTCTTTACAGATGATGCGTTCAAAATTAGGACTTTTTGAAGCAGATGAATCCGATTTACAACTGATTCAAGATTTAGAAGATGCGTTACATTCCGCAGAAATCGATATGACTCTATTCTTTAGAAACCTTTCGAAATTTGAAAAGGGAAAACCATCAAATGGCTTACAACTCATTAATGAGGCCTTTTATAATTCAGCAGCTATAACTTCAGAACTTGAAGCGGTTTGGAAAAGGTGGTTTAAAAGGTATGCAGAGCGATTACAAAAAGAATCAGAATCTGATGTAGAGCGTGCTTTAAAAATGAATCGCGTTAATCCAAAATATGTGCTTAGAAATTATATGGCACAATTGGCTATAGATGACGCTGAACAAGGAGATTATGCATTGGTGGATGAATTATTCAACCTATTAAAAAATCCATACGACGAGCAACCGGAATATCAAAAATGGTTTGCTAAACGTCCAGAATGGGCAAGAAATAAAGTAGGATGTTCTATGCTTTCCTGTAGTTCTTAA
- a CDS encoding bifunctional alpha/beta hydrolase/OsmC family protein, translated as MKSQKLEIENKKGVKLQAYLELPANQKPNYFAVFAHCFTCTSTLSAVKNISRSLTNHDFGVVRFDFTGLGRSEGEFSDSHFSSNVSDLLAVSAYLETHYQAPSLLVGHSLGGAAVIVAASQLDSVKAVATVGAPATVEHVTHLFSHGFDAVEERGQVEVNIGGRPFNINKEFIDDFSKTDLPEITKNLRKPLLIMHAPFDAVVPIENAERLYKTAHHPKSFVSLDQADHLLSNSKDSVYVGNVIGTWVQPYFESIDSEILDTEGEQLVAHLNLLEDNFTTNIQTKTHTFVSDEPERVGGDDFGPSPYEYLNAALASCTAMTLKLYAQRKKWDLQEVFVYITYSKKHSDALKLENSKASQIDYLKKTLKFVGNLSTAQKDKLKEIASKCPVHKTLVTDTIIETVVE; from the coding sequence ATGAAAAGTCAGAAACTGGAAATAGAGAATAAAAAAGGTGTAAAATTACAGGCATATTTAGAATTACCAGCAAATCAGAAACCAAATTATTTCGCGGTTTTTGCACATTGTTTTACATGTACAAGTACACTGTCTGCGGTTAAAAATATTAGTCGGTCTTTAACAAACCATGACTTTGGTGTTGTGCGTTTTGATTTTACGGGTTTAGGTCGGAGTGAAGGGGAATTTTCTGATAGTCATTTCTCTTCTAACGTGTCAGATTTACTAGCGGTAAGTGCATATTTAGAAACACATTATCAGGCACCATCTTTATTGGTTGGGCATTCGCTTGGTGGTGCAGCAGTAATTGTGGCTGCATCTCAGTTAGATTCGGTTAAAGCCGTGGCAACTGTGGGCGCACCAGCTACTGTAGAGCATGTTACTCATTTATTTTCACATGGCTTTGATGCTGTAGAAGAACGCGGACAAGTAGAGGTTAATATTGGTGGACGACCATTTAATATTAATAAAGAATTTATAGACGATTTCAGTAAAACAGATTTACCAGAGATTACTAAAAACTTAAGAAAACCGTTGTTAATTATGCATGCCCCTTTTGATGCAGTTGTACCAATTGAAAATGCAGAACGATTATATAAAACGGCCCATCATCCTAAAAGTTTTGTAAGTTTAGATCAGGCCGATCATTTATTATCCAACAGTAAAGATAGTGTTTATGTGGGAAATGTAATCGGGACTTGGGTTCAGCCTTATTTTGAATCTATCGATAGTGAAATTTTAGATACAGAAGGCGAACAACTGGTAGCACATTTAAATCTTTTAGAAGATAATTTTACAACAAATATTCAAACAAAGACACACACTTTTGTTTCCGATGAGCCTGAGCGAGTTGGAGGAGATGATTTTGGACCGTCGCCTTACGAATATTTAAATGCAGCATTAGCGTCGTGCACGGCTATGACTCTTAAATTGTATGCCCAGCGCAAAAAGTGGGACTTACAAGAGGTATTTGTATATATCACCTATTCTAAAAAACATAGTGACGCTTTAAAACTAGAAAATTCAAAAGCATCTCAAATTGATTATTTAAAAAAGACATTAAAGTTTGTTGGGAATTTGTCTACAGCACAAAAAGATAAACTCAAAGAAATTGCCTCTAAATGTCCTGTTCATAAAACGTTAGTTACAGACACTATTATTGAAACAGTCGTAGAATAG
- a CDS encoding aldo/keto reductase, whose protein sequence is MPKQTQLGLGLAAIGRPEYINIKTDNVVQTEAAFKANAMQVLDTAYADGIRYFDVAPSYGKGEQFLIDWHNLRGYPDVILSTKWGYTYMANWELGYSGKHEIKEHSLSKLLEQWQVSKVLLPELKIYQVHSATLDSGIFTNTAVLHELHRIKKETNLQIGISTSGAHQVDIIKKALEIQINNEPLFTSFQVTYNVFEQSAFKILKQLLSENKTVIIKEALANGRVFANSDFTEYAKAYNYLNKLSNQYNVGVDAIAIRFVIDTLEPNVVLSGALTCAQLQDNLKALSFQLTSEEILQFQIFASSSSSYWEERSALVWR, encoded by the coding sequence ATGCCAAAACAAACACAACTCGGGTTAGGTCTTGCAGCTATTGGTCGTCCAGAATATATAAATATTAAAACAGATAATGTTGTACAAACAGAAGCTGCTTTTAAAGCTAATGCGATGCAAGTTTTAGATACAGCGTATGCAGATGGAATCCGATATTTTGATGTGGCTCCTTCTTATGGCAAAGGTGAACAATTTTTAATAGATTGGCATAATTTAAGAGGATATCCAGATGTTATTTTGAGTACCAAATGGGGCTATACATATATGGCTAACTGGGAATTAGGATATTCGGGAAAGCACGAAATTAAAGAACATTCCTTATCTAAATTATTAGAACAATGGCAGGTTTCTAAAGTATTGCTGCCAGAACTAAAAATATATCAAGTACATTCTGCAACTCTAGATAGTGGGATTTTTACAAATACAGCAGTGCTTCATGAATTACATCGCATAAAAAAAGAAACCAATTTACAAATAGGAATATCTACCAGTGGAGCTCATCAAGTAGATATTATAAAAAAAGCACTAGAAATTCAGATTAATAATGAACCCCTATTTACTAGTTTTCAGGTTACTTATAATGTTTTCGAGCAATCTGCATTTAAGATTTTAAAGCAACTGTTAAGCGAAAACAAAACTGTTATTATAAAAGAGGCTTTAGCTAATGGGCGTGTATTTGCAAATTCAGATTTTACAGAATATGCCAAAGCGTATAATTATCTTAATAAGTTGTCTAATCAGTATAATGTGGGTGTAGATGCAATTGCAATCCGATTTGTAATAGATACTTTAGAACCTAATGTGGTATTAAGCGGAGCGTTAACATGTGCTCAACTTCAAGACAATTTAAAGGCTTTATCTTTTCAACTTACATCAGAAGAAATACTTCAATTTCAAATATTTGCTTCATCATCCTCATCATATTGGGAAGAGCGTAGTGCATTAGTATGGCGTTAA
- a CDS encoding YtxH domain-containing protein: MKNLGNTIIGVVAGTALGAAMGILFAPDKGSKTRKMISKEAETTKNKISDHATELADTIAKKVNVKKATLEEKLEDIATDASLKSNDVIDALEKKLEVLKAKHRHFEKEVNTNGSKKTTATV; the protein is encoded by the coding sequence ATGAAAAATTTAGGAAATACAATTATAGGAGTCGTAGCCGGAACAGCTTTAGGAGCAGCAATGGGAATTTTATTTGCGCCAGACAAAGGGAGTAAAACAAGAAAAATGATTTCTAAAGAGGCAGAAACTACAAAAAATAAAATTTCTGACCACGCTACAGAATTGGCAGACACAATTGCTAAAAAAGTAAATGTAAAGAAAGCGACATTAGAAGAAAAATTAGAAGATATCGCTACAGATGCAAGTCTTAAATCTAACGATGTTATTGACGCTTTAGAAAAAAAGTTAGAAGTGCTAAAAGCAAAACACAGACATTTTGAAAAAGAGGTTAATACAAACGGATCTAAAAAAACGACTGCAACAGTATAG
- a CDS encoding hemerythrin domain-containing protein, which yields MTIFEAIRHDHDIQRDLLDKLVLSSGDSKNRDELFKAVRNELEVHANAEERHFYKPLISTDMMQDHARHGIAEHHEIDELIEQLEETEYDSSAWLKIAKNLKEKVEHHLEDEEHTFFQLAGKTLSEKQKTELASKYETYMKKNR from the coding sequence ATGACAATTTTTGAAGCCATACGTCACGATCATGATATTCAGCGCGATTTATTAGATAAATTAGTGCTATCATCAGGTGATTCGAAAAATAGAGATGAACTTTTTAAGGCAGTGAGAAACGAATTGGAAGTACATGCTAATGCAGAAGAACGCCACTTTTATAAGCCTTTAATATCTACAGATATGATGCAAGATCATGCACGACATGGTATTGCAGAACATCATGAGATAGATGAATTGATAGAGCAGTTGGAAGAGACTGAATACGATTCATCTGCATGGTTAAAAATTGCAAAAAATTTAAAAGAAAAAGTAGAACATCATTTAGAAGACGAAGAACATACGTTTTTTCAATTAGCGGGTAAGACCTTATCCGAAAAACAAAAAACAGAATTGGCTTCTAAATATGAAACATATATGAAAAAGAATAGATAA
- a CDS encoding acyl-CoA thioesterase: MKSANELLELLDLKTIDADNFQGESKTIGSPHVFGGQVLAQAVNAAYRTIQNERILHSLHAYFLEAGDLNVTIDFNVNEVRDGGSFSTRRVLASQNGKAIFILAASFHKDEDGYDHQIQMNTNLKQPEDLLSWTEMLARYGSVLPKLTKHFLKIERPIEFKPVEVINPLKQEDLPPYSNIWFKLKTPLLNADLATKQQILTYISDYNILAAALLPHASKAHFGNTQMASLDHSMWFFRDFDFDDWMLYSIETPNASNARGFAKGNIFSRDGKLVACVAQEGLMRPMKKESK, from the coding sequence ATGAAGTCTGCAAATGAACTATTAGAGTTATTGGATTTAAAAACTATAGATGCCGATAATTTTCAAGGTGAAAGTAAAACCATTGGGAGTCCGCATGTGTTTGGAGGACAAGTGTTAGCTCAAGCTGTAAATGCTGCCTATAGAACCATTCAAAACGAACGTATATTACACTCACTTCATGCATATTTTCTAGAGGCAGGAGATTTAAATGTGACAATCGATTTTAATGTCAATGAAGTGCGAGATGGCGGTAGCTTCTCTACACGTCGTGTTTTGGCCAGTCAGAACGGGAAAGCCATTTTTATTTTAGCAGCATCATTTCATAAAGATGAAGATGGTTACGACCATCAAATACAAATGAATACCAATTTAAAACAACCTGAAGACTTATTAAGTTGGACAGAAATGTTGGCCCGTTATGGTAGTGTGTTGCCAAAATTAACAAAGCATTTTTTAAAGATTGAGCGCCCTATAGAGTTTAAACCTGTAGAAGTAATAAATCCGTTAAAGCAAGAAGACTTACCTCCATATTCTAACATATGGTTTAAACTTAAAACTCCGCTTTTAAATGCAGATTTAGCGACTAAGCAACAAATTTTAACGTATATATCAGATTATAATATCTTGGCAGCTGCCTTATTGCCTCATGCCAGTAAAGCGCATTTTGGAAACACACAAATGGCGAGTTTAGACCATTCGATGTGGTTTTTTAGAGATTTCGATTTCGACGATTGGATGTTGTATTCTATAGAAACACCAAATGCTTCTAATGCACGTGGCTTTGCAAAGGGTAATATTTTTTCTAGAGATGGGAAATTGGTGGCTTGTGTAGCTCAAGAAGGTTTAATGCGTCCGATGAAAAAAGAATCAAAATAA
- a CDS encoding glycerophosphodiester phosphodiesterase, translated as MSKCLVIGHRGAKAYVPENTLESIQHALDFKVDGIEIDVHCCASGELVVFHDFTLDRMTNGEGELAKHTLSELKTLKVAQQFAIPTLNEVLNLIDKTCLLNIELKGKGTAIATCKTIQHYIETHGWQYSDFLVSSFQHQELETVFKVNKDIPLGVLTKANMVEAIVFAKTINAKAIHPGAAIVTRDNVKLAQSKGYDVNVWTVNDEETINRMKDYGVNAIISDNPDRL; from the coding sequence ATGTCTAAATGTTTAGTCATAGGGCATCGCGGCGCTAAAGCGTATGTTCCCGAAAATACTTTAGAGTCTATACAACATGCCCTAGATTTTAAAGTTGATGGTATAGAAATCGATGTGCATTGTTGTGCTTCTGGAGAACTAGTGGTGTTTCATGACTTTACTCTTGATAGAATGACTAATGGCGAAGGTGAACTCGCCAAACACACGCTTTCAGAATTAAAAACATTAAAAGTAGCTCAGCAGTTTGCTATTCCTACATTAAATGAGGTTTTAAATTTAATTGATAAAACCTGTCTTTTAAATATTGAATTAAAAGGAAAGGGTACAGCTATAGCAACCTGCAAAACCATTCAGCATTATATTGAAACGCATGGTTGGCAGTATTCAGATTTTTTAGTGTCTAGTTTTCAACATCAAGAGTTAGAAACTGTTTTTAAAGTAAATAAAGATATTCCGTTAGGAGTGTTAACTAAAGCCAATATGGTTGAGGCTATAGTGTTTGCCAAAACTATAAATGCTAAAGCCATTCATCCAGGTGCAGCCATTGTAACACGAGATAATGTGAAATTGGCGCAAAGTAAAGGTTATGATGTGAACGTGTGGACGGTTAACGATGAAGAGACTATAAACAGAATGAAAGATTATGGCGTAAATGCCATTATTTCTGATAATCCAGATCGCTTATGA
- a CDS encoding BaiN/RdsA family NAD(P)/FAD-dependent oxidoreductase: protein MIEKDVIIVGGGAAGFFAAINIAEQNPHLKVTILERGKEVLGKVKISGGGRCNVTHAEFIPQELVKYYPRGEKELLGPFHQFMTGDTMGWFEERGVTLKIEDDGRMFPESDSSQTIIDCFLFEANKHGVEILKGHGVNAIAKKDDAWEVQTNQECFVSNNLIIATGSSLKIWKLLEGLGHTIAQPVPSLFTFNINDKRLKAIPGVVAQNVEVRVLGTDLYSEGPLLVTHWGLSAPAILKLSAFGALELAKRDYKFDVAINFVKQSTADVLEHLKQVKLDSAKKTVFKSPQFDLPKRLWQQFVLASEMTDDSRWGDINKLQLETLVAQLTDTVFKVDGKSTFKEEFVTAGGVDLKEINFKTFESKRHKNLYLAGEVINVDAVTGGFNFQNAWTGAYIVSKAISNKT, encoded by the coding sequence ATGATTGAAAAAGATGTGATAATAGTAGGCGGTGGAGCTGCAGGTTTTTTTGCAGCCATTAATATTGCTGAGCAAAATCCGCATTTAAAAGTTACTATTTTAGAACGCGGAAAAGAGGTGCTTGGTAAAGTAAAAATATCTGGTGGCGGACGCTGCAATGTAACGCATGCCGAATTTATTCCGCAGGAATTAGTAAAATATTATCCGCGAGGTGAAAAAGAATTGTTAGGACCGTTTCATCAGTTTATGACAGGCGACACTATGGGCTGGTTTGAAGAACGTGGTGTAACTTTAAAAATTGAAGATGATGGGCGTATGTTTCCAGAATCAGATTCTTCGCAAACCATAATAGATTGCTTTCTGTTTGAAGCGAACAAACATGGGGTAGAAATCTTAAAAGGTCATGGCGTAAATGCCATTGCAAAAAAAGATGATGCTTGGGAAGTGCAAACCAATCAGGAGTGTTTTGTATCTAATAATTTAATTATAGCAACAGGCAGCAGTCTTAAAATTTGGAAATTGTTAGAAGGTTTAGGCCATACCATTGCGCAGCCGGTTCCATCTTTATTTACGTTTAATATAAACGATAAACGCTTAAAAGCTATTCCTGGTGTTGTGGCTCAGAATGTTGAGGTTAGAGTTCTAGGAACAGATTTATATTCCGAAGGTCCTTTATTAGTAACACATTGGGGGTTAAGTGCACCAGCAATTTTAAAACTATCTGCTTTTGGTGCGTTAGAATTGGCTAAGCGTGATTATAAGTTTGATGTTGCAATTAATTTTGTAAAACAATCTACAGCAGATGTTTTAGAACATCTTAAACAGGTAAAGTTAGATTCTGCAAAGAAAACAGTCTTTAAATCTCCACAATTCGATTTACCTAAACGCCTATGGCAACAATTCGTTTTGGCTTCAGAAATGACTGACGATAGCCGTTGGGGCGATATCAATAAACTTCAATTAGAGACTCTTGTAGCACAACTTACGGATACAGTATTTAAAGTAGATGGCAAAAGCACTTTTAAAGAGGAATTTGTTACCGCTGGGGGTGTAGATTTAAAAGAGATTAATTTTAAAACTTTTGAAAGCAAACGTCATAAAAACCTCTATTTGGCGGGAGAGGTTATTAATGTAGATGCCGTAACTGGAGGTTTTAATTTCCAAAATGCATGGACGGGTGCCTATATCGTGTCTAAAGCAATTTCTAATAAGACATGA
- a CDS encoding DUF1697 domain-containing protein, which yields MTTYIALLRGINVSGKNKIPMANLRALCSDLGFKNVKTYIQSGNVVIQTTEERASDLEAKISEAILKVFGFEVFVLVKTESEFQDIFESCPFSESQKEVSYFTLLKELPEFNLVDATSKISYTDETFIISESCVYFYSKHGYGKAKGNNNFFERKLKVPATTRNFKTMQKLLSLCSDL from the coding sequence ATGACAACATACATTGCATTATTACGGGGTATAAATGTGTCGGGGAAGAATAAAATACCAATGGCCAATTTGCGTGCTTTATGCTCAGATTTAGGTTTTAAAAATGTTAAAACGTATATACAAAGTGGGAATGTGGTGATTCAAACTACAGAAGAACGAGCATCTGACTTGGAAGCTAAAATTTCGGAAGCTATTTTAAAAGTTTTTGGGTTTGAAGTGTTTGTGTTAGTTAAAACAGAATCAGAATTTCAAGATATATTTGAATCTTGTCCGTTTTCAGAATCACAAAAAGAAGTCAGTTATTTTACGTTGTTAAAAGAGTTGCCTGAATTTAATTTAGTGGATGCTACTTCTAAAATATCTTATACAGACGAAACGTTTATCATTTCAGAATCTTGTGTATACTTCTATTCAAAACACGGCTATGGAAAAGCCAAAGGCAATAACAATTTCTTCGAACGAAAATTAAAAGTCCCAGCAACCACAAGAAATTTTAAAACGATGCAGAAGTTGTTATCTTTGTGCTCAGATTTATAA